A portion of the Croceicoccus marinus genome contains these proteins:
- a CDS encoding DUF2231 domain-containing protein, translated as MFVHYPIALGATSVLADTAALVAHLPSLLVLGQWSMAIAAAGAVIAGIAGYWDMKRDDLADETHELVHLHLNSGLVLLTALLVAAVWRWSLAEPTLFYLVFAWILLAGIALQAWMGGEIVYAHGGGVAAAGQGTAPEEEAKRPSRKFYSILTGKANGSKQHDR; from the coding sequence GTGTTCGTTCACTATCCCATCGCCTTGGGAGCCACCTCGGTCCTGGCAGACACCGCCGCGCTCGTCGCCCACCTCCCCTCGCTGCTCGTTCTCGGGCAATGGTCGATGGCGATTGCTGCTGCAGGTGCGGTAATTGCCGGTATCGCTGGCTACTGGGACATGAAGCGAGACGATCTGGCGGATGAGACACACGAGCTGGTGCACCTTCACTTGAACTCCGGGCTGGTTCTGTTGACCGCTCTCCTTGTCGCGGCAGTATGGCGTTGGTCTCTGGCAGAACCAACGCTTTTCTATCTTGTCTTCGCCTGGATACTTCTCGCCGGCATAGCGCTTCAGGCCTGGATGGGCGGAGAGATCGTTTATGCCCATGGCGGCGGCGTGGCGGCAGCGGGACAGGGAACGGCGCCCGAAGAAGAAGCGAAAAGACCTTCGCGCAAGTTCTACAGTATACTCACCGGCAAGGCCAACGGTAGCAAGCAGCATGATCGGTGA
- a CDS encoding glycoside hydrolase family 15 protein encodes MAKVRADQVDEGFRPLADYAVIGDMQACALVSKAGSIDWLCLPNIADPALFAGVLGAWGGRFAVGLKGKSTTERCYIGGAPILRTRLIQDTGIVSVTDFLALRTNGLGGTLEPERELIRIVEAESGNPTIEFVYEPRPCFGKDPHLAKRGKTSWACQHEADLILFRTDVADCDSDSRQVAGSEKLQTGDRRYFSLSFCRRDIGVIPVLGEECETKRQAAEQWWSAWLSRSNYSGNFREPVRRSLMALRLLASRETGAVAAAATSSLPEWIGGKRNWDYRYCWMRDAYFVLSAFVRCGLQDEAEAYFNWLMHATQRDKPELRPVYDIFGRSDLPEKEVSHLEGYRNSAPVRIGNGASQQVQLDSYGSVILGARALVEQGGTFGRSEAKRLAGFVETVCGNWQQPDNGIWEMRRGRLHHLYSKAMCWGALDGALWLEERDLLELDRDKVRSNLDTIRAVVLEHGWNEDRQAYTGALDCEHLDASVLLLPKLGIIEADHPRMVATYERIDAELAKGSFVWRYDPSIDDNSSPEGAFMACSFWAAEYLALAGRRDEAAGRMRKLLGAGNDLRIFSEEYDPEAQIMLGNLPQGLSHAALVHAALALGEKNGDEV; translated from the coding sequence GTGGCGAAGGTGAGGGCTGATCAGGTTGACGAAGGCTTCAGGCCACTCGCCGATTACGCTGTCATCGGAGATATGCAGGCCTGTGCTCTGGTCTCCAAGGCAGGGAGCATCGACTGGCTCTGCCTGCCCAACATCGCGGATCCGGCGCTATTCGCCGGCGTGCTGGGGGCTTGGGGAGGAAGATTTGCAGTCGGGCTGAAGGGAAAGAGCACCACCGAACGCTGCTATATCGGTGGAGCGCCGATCCTGCGTACGCGCCTGATCCAGGATACGGGCATTGTTTCAGTAACCGATTTCCTTGCGCTACGCACAAACGGCCTCGGCGGAACTCTCGAGCCCGAGCGCGAACTCATTCGCATTGTCGAGGCGGAAAGTGGCAACCCCACCATCGAATTCGTTTACGAACCTCGCCCGTGTTTCGGCAAAGACCCGCATCTTGCAAAACGTGGCAAAACATCGTGGGCCTGCCAGCACGAGGCCGATCTGATCCTTTTTCGCACAGATGTTGCGGATTGCGACAGCGACAGCCGACAGGTCGCTGGATCCGAAAAGTTGCAGACCGGCGATCGCCGGTACTTTTCATTGTCCTTTTGTCGCCGCGACATCGGCGTCATCCCTGTGCTTGGCGAAGAATGCGAGACGAAGCGTCAGGCTGCCGAGCAGTGGTGGAGCGCGTGGTTATCGCGCAGCAATTATAGCGGCAATTTTCGCGAGCCTGTCCGGCGGAGCCTGATGGCCTTGCGGCTGTTGGCCAGCCGCGAAACGGGCGCGGTCGCGGCCGCCGCCACATCTTCGCTCCCTGAATGGATCGGCGGCAAGCGGAACTGGGATTACCGCTATTGCTGGATGCGCGATGCCTATTTCGTGCTTTCGGCTTTCGTCCGCTGCGGACTGCAGGACGAAGCCGAGGCCTATTTCAATTGGCTGATGCATGCGACGCAAAGGGACAAGCCCGAACTGCGACCTGTGTACGACATTTTCGGCCGAAGCGATCTTCCGGAAAAAGAGGTTTCCCATCTTGAGGGCTACCGCAATTCCGCCCCCGTCCGGATCGGCAATGGCGCCAGCCAACAGGTGCAGCTCGACAGTTACGGTTCTGTGATCCTGGGCGCCCGCGCACTGGTAGAACAGGGCGGGACTTTCGGTCGGTCCGAAGCGAAGAGACTGGCCGGTTTTGTGGAGACCGTGTGCGGGAACTGGCAGCAGCCTGACAATGGCATCTGGGAGATGCGGCGAGGCCGATTGCACCATCTTTACTCGAAAGCGATGTGCTGGGGTGCTCTCGATGGCGCGCTGTGGCTCGAAGAGCGCGACCTTCTGGAACTCGACCGCGACAAGGTGCGCTCAAACCTCGACACGATCCGTGCCGTCGTGTTGGAGCACGGCTGGAACGAGGACAGACAGGCCTATACCGGAGCCTTGGACTGCGAGCATCTCGACGCGAGCGTTCTGCTGTTGCCCAAGCTGGGGATCATCGAGGCGGATCATCCGCGAATGGTTGCGACCTACGAGCGGATCGATGCGGAGCTTGCCAAAGGATCTTTCGTCTGGCGTTACGATCCGTCCATAGACGATAACAGCTCCCCCGAAGGAGCGTTCATGGCCTGTAGTTTCTGGGCGGCCGAATATCTGGCGCTGGCGGGCAGGCGCGACGAAGCTGCGGGGAGGATGCGCAAGCTCCTCGGGGCAGGAAACGACCTGAGGATTTTCTCGGAAGAGTACGATCCAGAGGCACAGATCATGCTCGGCAACCTTCCGCAAGGTCTGTCGCATGCGGCGCTCGTCCACGCGGCCTTGGCCCTTGGCGAGAAAAACGGAGACGAAGTTTGA